The genome window TTGCATTGAGCTCCACCGCCTTATTATATTTTTCATAAATAGTTGTCTGGACGACGTGCGGAAAAACATCCCACAAGCTCCGACCCAGTATTTTCTCTTTCGGGAGATGCAACAGGATCTCGGCTTCTTTGTTCCAATAGTTGACGGTCCAGTTTTTATCCAATGCATAAAACCCGTCCCCAATGCTTTCAAGGATCACTTTTCTTTCTTCAAGCGCCTTAATTACTTTTTCATCGGCTTGTTTTTGCTCAGTAACATCATGTAAAACACCATATAATGTAGCTGGTTCTCCGAGGCTGTTCAGCTCGATCTGCGCGCGCACGTGCAAATGCCTGACCTGCCCGTCTTTTCTGATGATACGGTGATGATAGTCGGCGGGCTGCATGGAATCCAATACGCGCTGATTGCTTTTTATAACATATTCCAGGTCCTCGGGATACACAAATGACAGCCACGACGCTGTGGATTGAATGTTGTCCTGATCTTCCAGGCCGTAAATCCGGCATGCTTCATCCGACCATACACTGGTATTGGTTGTTAGGTCCGTTTCCCAGCTGCCCAAATGCGCTATCGCCTGGGCCTGCCGCAAGCGTCTTTCTTTGTGTTTGAGTTGTTCGTCAGCGATCAGTTTCAATCTTTCTTTTTCGAAGAAATCCAGGGAGTAAGAAATTTCCATGGCTGCTTCCTCTAATAAAGTAATTTCTGCCTCAGTGAATATATCCGTTTCGGAAGCGTAAAGGTTAAACGTCCCCACAATCTCGCCCGATCTTTTGATGGGCAAAACCAAACAAGACTGATATCCAGCCAAAGCCGCCAGCGCTTTCCAGGAATCGGAAAGAAATATCTCTTGTGTGTTATTGGTAATATAATAAGGCTGTGATTCCAGAGACGAACGCAACATGGTCTGCTCGCCAGCTACATTTGCAAGGCCAGCCATAAATTCTTCCGGCACAGCATGCTGCTCAACAACATTGATTTTTTCAGTGTCATGGACAAACATCCCTACCCAGGCTCCCTGAAATTTCCCGGTTTCACACGCAATCCTGCAAACTTCTTTCAGGACCGTTTGCGCGTCCGGCGCATGTACAACCGTGTGGTTAACCTGGCTCAGGAAAGCGTACAGCCTGTTCAGATGCAGTATTTTATCTTCGCTGACCTTTTGTTTTGTAATATCCCTGAAATTATCAACAATCCCGTTCACCGCCGGCTCGTCCAGGAGGTTGGTTACCGTTGCCTCTATCCAGCGCCATGTGCCATCTTTATGAAGCATTCGCCCGGTGTGCCCTGGTATTGCGGTTCCTGGATTGGCAAATACTTTCATCATAGTGTCCGATAACCCGGAAAGGTCCTCGGGGTGCGCCTTGGAAAAAATGTCCATAGCCATAACTTCCTCGGCCGTATATCCCAGGACGTTTTTTACCGCATGCGATACATAAGTTGGCCGCGCTTCCCTATCGAGTATCACCACCGCATCGCTGCTGTTTTCAACAAGGGTGCGAAAACGCCTTTCACTATTGGTTAATTGTTGCAGCAACGCTTGTTGTTCCCGCTTAACCTGGTATTTTTCAAGGGCCTTATGCACTGCAAATGACAAACGTCCAGCCTGATTTTTGATCATATAGTCATCTACCCCGGTCAGCAACATTTCTTCCGCAATTGTATCGGAGACCGCATCGGAAATAACAATGAAGGGAATCGTAAGGTCTAGCGACCGCAGAATTTCAAGCGCCTCGGCGCATTTAATGCCGGGTAAATTGTATTCGGAAAGAATGATATCGGGAGCAGATTCCGTGACAGCAGCGATGAATTGTTCTCTCGTGCCAGCTATTTTGATGACTGGAAGCAGGTCTGCTTTCTGCAAGGCTTGTGTTACAATGTTCGCTTGATCGTGTGAATTTTCCAGGTAAACTATTTTCAGACTACTCTCCATTTTAAATCCATTAGGATGTGTGCAACACGCCGGGGCTTGATTTTGAATTTATTATTTCAATATGCAAATGTTAAACGAAGAGTGAAGCTAACAATGTCGAATTATTTTGTATTAAATATAGGAAGAAGTAGTGTCGTAAACACTTCTTCCTTTTTTCGGCAGGGATTGGAGTTGAAGAATTGTGGAATGCTAACTGCTTCGTACCCTCAGAGCGCTACGTGGTAGTTAGGGTCGTCGACGATATTTACTTCGATTACATCCTGTGCATTGGCCAATAACCTGCGACAATCGGGGCTCAAATGTGTCAGGTGGACTTTTTTGCCTGCTTTCTGATACTTTTCAGTGATCTTATTAAGCGCTTCAATGCCAGACATATCTGCAACCCGGCTTTCAGAGAAATCAATAATTACTTTTTCCGGATCACTAGCAATGTCGAACTTCTCGGAAAATGCAGTTACCGATCCGAAAAACAGCGGGCCGTAGATTTTATAATGTTTGACGCCGTTTTCATCAATCATTTTTTGCGCGCGGATCCGTTTGGCACTCTCCCAGGCGAATACCAATGCCGAAATAATGACGCCAATAAGGACAGCCAGGGCGAGATTATGCAGGTAAATCGTGATCGCCGCAACCAGTATCCCTACAAACACATCCTGCTTGGGCATTTTATTAATAATCCTGAAACTCACCCACTCGAAAGTCCCGATCGCGACCATGAACATGACACCTGTAAGTGCGGCCATGGGAACGAGTTCAATGACAGGCGCACCGAAAAGAATGATCATGAGAATGGTCAGTGAAGCGATAATACCTGATAATCTGGCCCTTGCGCCTGCCGAAAGGTTGACCAGCGTTTGCGCGATCATGGGGCATCCACCCATTCCGGTGAAAAAACCATTTAAAATATTTGCACTCCCCTGTGCAATGCATTCCCTGTTTCCATCACCCCGCGTCCCGGTTATTTCGTCCACCAGATTCAATGTAAGAAGTCCTTCGGTAAGCCCCACCGCACCCATAACCAGGGCATATGGAAAAATAATCTGTAATGTGGAGAAATTGAGCGGGATGTCCGGAATGTGAAAAGGAGGAAACCCGCCGCTTACGGACGCAATGTCGCGCACTGTTTTGGTTTCAATTCCCAATCCCAGGACAACGAGGGATACGATAATGATTGCAACCAGTGAAGGCGGAACTGCCTTCGTAAGTTTTGGAAAAATGATAATAATGCCGATCGTAAGCGCCACCAAACCAGCCATAACCAGTAACGGCGCACCTGCTAACCAGGTAGTTTCACCATTTACAACCGTTTTGAACTGTTCCAGCTGCGACATAAAAATGACCACTGCCAAACCATTCACAAAGCCATACATGACTGGCTGCGGCACCAAACGCACAAACTTCCCGAACTTGAATATGCCGACCAGTATTTGAAAAACCCCGGCCAACGCCACCGCTGCAAACACATATTCCACCCCGTGCGATTGCATAAGCGCGATCAATACAATCACCGTGGCTCCCGCTCCGCCCGAAATCAAGCCCGGCCGCCCGCCGAAAATGGACGTGACCAAGCCCATAATGAATGCTGCATAAAGCCCGACCAAAGGTGAAAAACCAGCCAGAATAGCAAAAGAGAGCGATTCCGGCATCATCGTCATTGCGACGGTCAGTCCGGCTAATATTTCATTTTTATAATTTACTTTCTGCTTGAAATCGAACAGATTAAAGAAGCTTTTCATTTATGGATTTATTATATCATTCTGTTTCAGGAGCTGAGCCAGCCCATCATTGCAGCCCGAACCACCTGACAACTTCCCGCGAACAGCGTTGTGTAGCAACAGCAAAAGTATAAGGAAGATCTTCATAAATGGTGATGGAGCCCACTTTTAAACCACAGAAAAGCTGGCCCATTGCAACCCATAGGCGGCTATATTCAATACGATGCTAAGTAAAAGACGTTATGGCAGGCCTTTCGACTTACTTAAAGCCTTCAGAATATCCAATCTTCTAATGCTAAGCCAGCCGATGGACGGAAATGTTGATGAACAGCAGTTATGGAAAGCATTTCAGTCGGGCAGCGA of Dyadobacter chenhuakuii contains these proteins:
- a CDS encoding SulP family inorganic anion transporter, which codes for MKSFFNLFDFKQKVNYKNEILAGLTVAMTMMPESLSFAILAGFSPLVGLYAAFIMGLVTSIFGGRPGLISGGAGATVIVLIALMQSHGVEYVFAAVALAGVFQILVGIFKFGKFVRLVPQPVMYGFVNGLAVVIFMSQLEQFKTVVNGETTWLAGAPLLVMAGLVALTIGIIIIFPKLTKAVPPSLVAIIIVSLVVLGLGIETKTVRDIASVSGGFPPFHIPDIPLNFSTLQIIFPYALVMGAVGLTEGLLTLNLVDEITGTRGDGNRECIAQGSANILNGFFTGMGGCPMIAQTLVNLSAGARARLSGIIASLTILMIILFGAPVIELVPMAALTGVMFMVAIGTFEWVSFRIINKMPKQDVFVGILVAAITIYLHNLALAVLIGVIISALVFAWESAKRIRAQKMIDENGVKHYKIYGPLFFGSVTAFSEKFDIASDPEKVIIDFSESRVADMSGIEALNKITEKYQKAGKKVHLTHLSPDCRRLLANAQDVIEVNIVDDPNYHVAL
- a CDS encoding PAS domain S-box protein, giving the protein MESSLKIVYLENSHDQANIVTQALQKADLLPVIKIAGTREQFIAAVTESAPDIILSEYNLPGIKCAEALEILRSLDLTIPFIVISDAVSDTIAEEMLLTGVDDYMIKNQAGRLSFAVHKALEKYQVKREQQALLQQLTNSERRFRTLVENSSDAVVILDREARPTYVSHAVKNVLGYTAEEVMAMDIFSKAHPEDLSGLSDTMMKVFANPGTAIPGHTGRMLHKDGTWRWIEATVTNLLDEPAVNGIVDNFRDITKQKVSEDKILHLNRLYAFLSQVNHTVVHAPDAQTVLKEVCRIACETGKFQGAWVGMFVHDTEKINVVEQHAVPEEFMAGLANVAGEQTMLRSSLESQPYYITNNTQEIFLSDSWKALAALAGYQSCLVLPIKRSGEIVGTFNLYASETDIFTEAEITLLEEAAMEISYSLDFFEKERLKLIADEQLKHKERRLRQAQAIAHLGSWETDLTTNTSVWSDEACRIYGLEDQDNIQSTASWLSFVYPEDLEYVIKSNQRVLDSMQPADYHHRIIRKDGQVRHLHVRAQIELNSLGEPATLYGVLHDVTEQKQADEKVIKALEERKVILESIGDGFYALDKNWTVNYWNKEAEILLHLPKEKILGRSLWDVFPHVVQTTIYEKYNKAVELNAIQHFEFYYAMDNTWFEITAYPSLNGLSAYFRDITERKESESRLRELNENLRNYASELSESNKGLDQFAYIVSHNLRAPVANIIGLGELISQDAYPQPVKDEFLEGILLNVKRLDDVISDLNTILRIKREVSENKESVNLQHLVDNIRSSLQNIIDREQVSIQTDFRAVDELFTLKTYLYSIFYNLIINSIKYRRPDLSPVIYISSSLDDGLVNISIRDNGMGIDLTRKGSQIFGLYKRFHQHVEGKGLGLFMVKTQVEMLGGKIHVNSTVNEGTEFKIEFQSELNQNPVI